A region from the Canis lupus dingo isolate Sandy chromosome X, ASM325472v2, whole genome shotgun sequence genome encodes:
- the LOC112655411 gene encoding zinc finger protein 773-like produces MCKVPCHASSSNNNDDDDDDDDNNKMCLSSQRMISSWGTWSWPSFSFVCCPFVWRFGVPDHGVDDLGPCTSSHLLRPPFQGLDTIAMAEAGAQSDAAHNLITFEDVCIYFTQEEWELLDAQKRLYCTVILENFLLVTSVGFAISPIPQPRPVREPIVSENVAIGPAEARMVQGRLCPCHKVENEDESFEHGVSIKDSQKDEEDSLASSGLVQPHVTQDEEKPCTRSQCEEAFHVGQKDCKCSECGKTFSNKDKCVQHQKIHTGEKPYKYNDCGDVFVCNSSRQEHQRVHMGSRSNDCAECGKSFIRKSHLIQHQRIHTGAKPFECSECGKAFGRKDTLTQHQKTHSGERPFMCSRCGKAFLHKDALAEHQKSHTGEKSYKCDRCGKFFSHSSYVKVHKRIHSGTRPYVCSECGKAYISHPHLIQHKKSHTTAKRMDEKNEENSFMTSPASVCTGDTTPEQSRMCSANVGGLMGDTPTWLGT; encoded by the exons CCCAGCTTTAGTTTTGTGTGTTGTCCCTTTGTGTGGCGATTTGGTGTTCCTGACCATGGTGTGGACGATCTTGGGCCTTGTACTTCCTCACATCTGCTGAGGCCGCCCTTTCAGGGCCTTGATACTATAGCCATGGCGGAGGCTGGTGCGCAGTCGGATGCAGCCCACAACCTTATAACCTTTGAGGATGTTTGTATATACTTCACCCAAGAGGAGTGGGAGCTACTTGATGCTCAGAAACGTCTATACTGTACTGTGATTCTGGAGAACTTTCTACTGGTGACCTCAGTGGGATTTGCAATTTCCCCAATTCCCCAACCACGGCCAGTGAGAGAGCCTATAGTTTCTGAAAATGTGGCGATAGGTCCAGCCGAGGCAAGGATGGTCCAGGGGAGACTTTGCCCTTGtcataaagtagaaaatgaagatgaatcTTTTGAGCACGGTGTTTCTATAAAAGACTCACAG AAGGATGAGGAGGACTCCTTGGCCAGCTCTGGACTTGTCCAGCCCCATGTGACTCAAGATGAGGAGAAgccatgcaccaggagccagtGTGAGGAAGCCTTTCATGTTGGACAAAAAGATTGcaagtgcagtgaatgtgggaaaactTTTAGCAACAAAGACAAATGTGTCCAACACCAGAAAATCCACACTGGAGAAAAGCCTTACAAGTACAATGATTGTGGGGATGTTTTTGTCTGCAACTCCAGCCGCCAAGAACACCAGAGAGTTCACATGGGATCAAGGTCTAATGACTGTGctgaatgtgggaaatcttttatCAGAAAATCCCATCTTATTCAGCaccagagaattcacactggagcAAAACCTTTtgaatgcagtgaatgtgggaaagcctttggCCGCAAAGATACACTTACGCAGCACCAGAAAACTCACAGTGGAGAAAGGCCTTTTATGTGCAGCAGATGTGGGAAAGCCTTTCTCCACAAAGATGCGCTTGCTGAGCACCAGAAAAGCCACACTGGAGAAAAGTCCTACAAGTGCGATAGATGTGGGAAATTCTTTAGCCACAGCTCCTACGTAAAAGTACATAAGAGAATTCACAGTGGAACAAGGCCTTATgtgtgcagtgaatgtgggaaagcctacATCAGCCATCCCCACCTTATTCAACACAAGAAAAGTCACACCACAGCAAAGCGTATGGatgaaaagaatgaggaaaattctTTCATGACAAGTCCAGCGTCAGTATGCACTGGAGACACAACACCAGAGCAAAGCCGCATGTGTTCAGCGAATGTGGGAGGGCTGATGGGAGATACTCCCACCTGGCTTGGCACATAA